The Halichondria panicea chromosome 14, odHalPani1.1, whole genome shotgun sequence genome contains a region encoding:
- the LOC135347357 gene encoding uncharacterized protein LOC135347357, which produces MASQGSNYNHGYNTLVECCSQVCGGLSSDPLNIAQSLHSKGFISAALMEEVRTLPGADIKKGNTLYTAILKCVKDYRNRYLEFISVLEENKILHSDLLTALRNTHLKICNESVQEKVKNTSKAIKTVESIARELEMSTHSQELERISSALTSGTVQIGFVGLTNAGKSTTANSFIGSPFLPSSFQRQTVSSIRIVHDPASPNGELFGRKKYSDGLVHLASGGKSVKSFLAKLNIEDRKSEIQYTELILRASVAILSEIGQAFAPEILDMPGTSDTFTSQKTTAAAKTALKSLAAIILVVSADDVSKGAVTELVEGIKTLHPGLMDKQNRMLVLINKYDLCYDGNECSWTPEKLQEEMAEQIGISIEQTVCFSAKYAQEAQQWLRDPSAVDEDMYGKKYYDLRSTPAKDSIGSLKKYTPKNVKKLAEVLEKFSRFPEVKTKLLWALCVNGPEILLESAVDDCHGEMSKMKEAITQKKQEVDIQGKENSVEKQKAQVEKINLFQNACELSKTTFPEKVAQSFAFQLNTVTSKLENDISTQAFFKSIGLKRQHDNEKYVLQCVHGARQTMLESAKDKVNNTWIVGIAQMKEILSIKLKSMLSDLKQYLILHQLTDLLDLSDVDPNKLLDTFVFPSVEQPDFAKCTAISDEAIKPAIRRSTKKVQKNETASKEIPYFFFFKMKFDYTKVVDVQERVFEIDFDILSTAFKKLASFCSSHVQNSLLKIFKVVASNLSQALGYELQQLSKKPIQLKKNELKATEEDFQKSKKDVTKLENACQALVVADRKLSDSLSPAGKKRTHEEASSSIKKPAPKKPKTSKRH; this is translated from the exons ATGGCGAGTCAAG GTTCTAATTATAACCACGGTTATAACACTCTCGTGGAATGTTGCAGCCAAGTGTGTGGAGGACTCTCCAGCGACCCATTGAATATTGCTCAATCTCTTCACAGCAAAGGGTTTATTTCTGCAGCACTTATGGAAGAAGTACGTACACTACCTGGCGCAGACATTAAAAAGGGAAACACACTGTATACAGCTATACTAAAATGTGTTAAAGACTATCGAAATAGGTATTTGGAGTTTATCTCTGTACTAGAAGAAAACAAGATCCTTCACAGTGATCTTTTAACAGCTCTCCGGAATACTCACCTCAAAATTT GCAATGAGTCAGTACAAGAAAAAGTCAAGAATACCAGCAAAGCAATTAAAACAGTTGAATCGATAGCTAGGGAGCTCGAAATGTCCACTCATTCTCAAGAGCTCGAAAGAATCTCTTCAGCGTTAACATCTGGCACAGTCCAAATAGGATTTGTTGGCTTAACTAATGCTGGCAAAAGTACAACTGCCAATTCCTTTATAGGCTCGCCTTTTCTCCCATCATCGTTTCAAAGGCAGACGGTCAGCTCAATCCGAATTGTACACGATCCAGCATCTCCGAATGGAGAACTTTTTGGAAGAAAAAAATATAGTGATGGCTTAGTTCATCTTGCATCAGGCGGTAAATCTGTTAAATCATTTCTTGCGAAACTGAATATCGAGGATCGCAAAAGTGAGATTCAGTACACTGAACTCATTCTCCGTGCATCTGTTGCTATTTTATCAGAGATTGGACAAGCTTTTGCTCCTGAAATTCTTGATATGCCTGGCACTAGTGATACATTTACTAGCCAAAAAACAACTGCTGCTGCAAAAACAGCTTTAAAAAGCCTAGCAGCCATCATACTCGTTGTCAGTGCCGATGACGTATCTAAGGGTGCAGTGACTGAGCTTGTTGAGGGTATAAAAACATTGCATCCTGGCCTGATGGATAAACAAAACAGGATGCTAGTGCTCATCAACAAATATGACTTGTGCTACGACGGGAATGAATGTTCTTGGACTCCCGAAAAACTTCAAGAAGAAATGGCTGAGCAAATTGGAATATCAATAGAGCAAACGGTATGCTTCAGTGCTAAGTATGCACAAGAAGCACAACAATGGCTACGAGATCCTTCTGCTGTAGACGAAGACATGTATGGAAAGAAGTATTATGATTTACGATCAACACCTGCAAAGGATTCCATTGGTTCTTTGAAAAAGTACACCCCAAAAAATGTAAAGAAACTAGCTGAGGTTCTTGAGAAATTTAGTCGATTTCCAGAAGTTAAAACAAAGCTTCTGTGGGCACTCTGTGTTAATGGTCCTGAAATTCTTTTAGAGAGTGCTGTGGACGATTGTCATGGGGAAATGTCAAAAATGAAAGAAGCCATTACCCAGAAAAAACAAGAAGTTGATATACAGGGTAAGGAAAATAGTGTAGAGAAACAAAAAGCTcaggtggaaaaaattaatctCTTTCAAAACGCTTGTGAGCTGTCTAAAACTACTTTCCCAGAAAAAGTAGCTCAATCTTTTGCTTTTCAACTGAATACAGTTACTTCAAAACTTGAGAATGACATCAGCACACAAGCTTTCTTCAAATCAATAGGTCTTAAAAGACAGCATGATAATGAAAAATATGTATTGCAGTGTGTACATGGTGCTCGACAAACCATGCTTGAAAGCGCGAAAGACAAG gtaaaCAATACTTGGATTGTTGGTATTGCACAAATGAAAGAAATCTTATCCATAAAACTTAAATCGATGCTTAGCGATCTCAAGCAATATTTAATCTTACACCAGCTCACTGACCTCCTCGACTTAAGTGATGTGGATCCAAACAAACTACTAGACACCTTTGTATTTCCATCTGTCGAGCAACCAGACTTTGCGAAATGCACAGCTATCAGTGATGAAGCTATTAAACCTGCTATCAGACGTTCTACGAAGAAAGTGCAGAAAAACGAGACAGCTTCCAAAGAAATCCCGTATTTCTTCTTTTTTAAAATGAAGTTTGACTATACCAAGGTTGTTGATGTCCAAGAAAGGGTGTTCGAAATAGATTTTGATATACTTAGTACAGCATTTAAAAAGCTTGCTTCATTTTGTTCAAGTCATGTTCAGAACTCTCTGCTGAAGATCTTTAAAGTTGTAGCTAGCAACTTATCTCAAGCACTTGGGTATGAACTGCAGCAGCTATCAAAAAAGCCAATTCAGTTGAAAAAAAATGAGCTAAAAGCAACAGAGGAAGATTTTCAAAAGTCCAAAAAAGACGTCACAAAATTGGAGAATGCATGCCAAGCACTTGTGGTTGCCGATAGAAAACTTAGTGACTCCCTGTCTCCTGCTGGTAAAAAAAGAACACATGAAGAGGCATCGTCATCAATCAAGAAGCctg CTCCCAAAAAACCAAAGACATCCAAAAGGCACTGA